GATATGAAGTGCAAGAAAAGCATAATTTTGCGGATTTAAAGGGCTAAAAATGAAAAATAAAAAAATTATACTGATATCTTTTCTTATCTTGTGTTTGCTTTTTGGGATTTTATATTTTAAAAATGAACCTAAATACATAGATGAAAATCTTTACCAAAGTTTATTAAGCCAAAATTTAATCGAAAAAGCAGTGATTGACAAGGATGAAATTTGGCTTAAAGCTAAGGGTGAGAGTTATGTGATCGTAAAAGATGGTATAGATATTAAAGTGCTTTTATCAAAAGTTCCCGTGGAAATCAAAAAAGACAATACCTTATGGACATTTTTTGTTTTGTTTGTGTTTCTTATCGCACTTTTATTAAGCCTTGTTTATTTTACGCGTAAAAAGGAATTGGCTAAGTATCCTATATCTAATAAAACTCAAGCTCAAGCTTCTACTACAAATTTAGAAAGTTCTAATATAAAACCTGTGATTTCCAATATCACTTTTAATGATGTAGCGGGTGTTGATGAAGTAAAAATGGAGCTTAGCGAACTTGTGGATTTTTTGCAAAATCCCAAAAAATATAAAGAATTTGGTGTAAAAATGCCAAAGGGTGTTTTAATGATAGGACCTCCAGGGGTAGGAAAAACTTTGATTGCTAAAGCGGTTGCAGGTGAAGCAGGGGTGCCTTTTTTTTATCAAAGTGGATCAAGCTTTGTTGAAATTTATGTAGGAATGGGAGCTAAAAGAGTAAGAGAGCTTTTTTCTAGAGCTAAAATGATGGCTCCAAGTATTATTTTTATCGATGAGATTGACGCAGTGGGTAAGGCAAGGGGTGAAATGTCTAATGTCGAAAGAGATAGCACTTTAAATCAACTCTTAACTCAAATGGATGGTTTTGAAGATAATAGCGGTGTTATCGTAATTGCTGCAACTAATAAAATCGAATTAATGGATCCGGCTTTGCTTCGCTCGGGGCGTTTTGATAGACGCATTTTTTTATCTTTGCCGGATTTTAAAGATAGGCTTAAAATTTTAGAAATTTATATGAAAAGTAAAAATAACAATATCGATTTAAATAAAATTGCAAAAGCAAGCGTAGGCTTTAGTGGTGCTGGACTTGAAACCTTGGTCAATGAGGCAGCTATCAATGCCTTAAGAAGAAATAGTGCTTTGGTGGAAGAAAGTGATTTTTACGCTGTATTAAATAAAGTACTTTTGGGAAAGAAAAAAATTCTAAGTTTTAATGATGAAGAAAAGGTTATACAAGCGACTTATCAAGCTGCGAAAGCTTTGAGTGCGTATTATTTTGATATAGGATTTGAAAAAATTACCCTTATTGAAGATCGTTTTAAAGAATATGAGCATGCCATTCGCTCAAAATCAGAACTTATCAATCGTATCAAAGTTTATTTGGCGGGTTCTAGAGCTATGGGTTTGATTTATAATGAAAGCTATACAAACTCACAGAATGATTTTTTAAAAGTTAAAGAATTGTTTGATTATATGATGAGTTTTGATATGCTTGAAGAGCCAAATTTAAGTGAAATTAAAAAGGAATTAGATGAGTTTTTATTCCCTTTAAAAGAAAAAATTTCAATGCTTGCTAAAATTTTACTCGAAAAAGAAAAAATTGAATATAGCGATGTTAAAGAAGTGATACAAATTTAAAAGCTCTAGAATTTAATAATCCTAGAACTTTTGGCTTAAAACAGATTTCTTAAAAGATATAAATTTTTATATATGGAATACTTGGACAAAATTTCAATCATCGTATTCTGTATATAAAATCGTACCATTAAAATCAATATGCACTTCTATATTGTTAGTAAGCTTGATTTTATAATAATTGATTTTTCTTTCGATCTCCCTAGCTTTGGTGTTAGGGAATTTGTTTTGAATAATATTTGTTAAATTTGGAGGTAGAAAATTTAAATCAAAGGGAAAGACTTTGCTTTCTATCTCTTTCCATGATCCATCACTTTCAAATTCTAATTCCGTTCCATCACTTAAATAAACTTCATAAGAATGCCTGTCTCTTTGTACTATGCCTATGGGAGCTTGAAAATTATTTTTTAAAAATTCTTTAGAAATACTTGGAAGCTCGTTAGGAGATATTATCATATCAGCGTTTAAAAAGCTAGATAAGATGGCTATAATGCCGTAAAATTTTATTTTCAAAGTTTTTCCTATTTATTATTTTACACTAAATTTTAATGAATTTATGTGAATTTTATGTGAATTTTAAGACAATAACATAAATATTTTAAAGGTTATTTTTGGTTGTAATTTTACTGATTCTTATAAATATTTTATTTTATTTTACAATTCCTTATGAGTATTATAGCTTACTTGGGTTAAATATTTTGTTTTTTAAAGGAGCTTATTGGCAAATTTTAAGCTCGATGTTTATACATGGAAATTTAACCCATCTTATCTTAAATATGATAGTTTTATTTCAATTTGGTCGTATTTTAGAGCCTTATTTGGGTGCTTTTCGCTTCTTTTTGTTGTATATAATAGGTGGGATAATGTGCTCAATTTTGAGTGCCTTTTATGTATATTTTTCCTTTAATCAGCTTAGCGAAATGATTAATCTTGTAGGAGCAAGTGGGGCGATTTGTGTTTTGATGGGGTATTATGCTTTTCTTGATAAAAGTAGCACAAAAGGACTTATAGTCGCTATTTTACTAATGAGTTTTGCCCCATTACTTATGGGTGTAAATGTCGCATGGTATGGACATATTTTTGGTTTTATTTGTGGATATTTTTTAGGGAAGTTAAGGAGAAAAATTTGAAGAAAATATATATACTAAGGCATGCAAAGGCCGTTAAAAATGAGGAAGTACAAGATTTTGATAGGAAGTTAAGTAAAAGAGGTAAAGAAGATTTAGAGAAACTTTTTTATAATTTAAAATTTCATAAGATAAATTTTGATTTTATACTTTCAAGCCCATCTAAACGCACTGCTAAGACAGCTAAAAAAATAGCCAAATTTTATAACCTTGACAAGGAAAAAATTCAATTTATAGATGAATTATATCTTGCTGATTTGTCTAAAATATATCAAATTTTACAAACTATTGATAAGAAATATAATGAAGTTTTATTAGTAGGGCATAATCCTACTTTAATGGAACTTGGAGAATATTTAGGTTCTTTATGTTTAACTTCTTTTCCTACTTCATCTATGCTTTGTTTAGAATTTGATATAGAAGACTTTAAGGATTTAAAAGCGCACAGTGGAAAAGTGATATTTTTTGAACATGTGAGAAAATTAAAAGAGGAAAAGGAGTTGGATTAATTATTTCCAACCCTCGATATAGTTTTTAAGTTTTCTACCCACTTTTGGATGTTTAAGTTTTTTAATCGCAGAGCTTTCTATTTGTCTTACTCTTTCGCGTGTAACATTTAATTCTTTGCCTATTTCTTCTAAGGTTCTATCGCTTTCATCGTCCATTAGACCAAAACGCATACGAATGACAGCTTTTTCTCTATCGTTTAGCTGATCAAGAACTTCATCAATTTGTTCTTTTAAATCATCTTTTAAAATATGATCCATAGGCGAGAGCGAATTTCTATCTTCTACGAAATCTCCAAATTTGCCATCATCTTCGCTTCCAATAGGTGCCTCAAGTGAGATAGGCTCTTTGGTGATTTTAATCACTTGTTTAACCTTATCCACACTCAGTCCTACCTCTTTAGCTATAACACTTACATCCGGTTCTTTTCCATCTTTTTGCAAATGCTCGCGGATGATTTTATTGATTTGATTGATAGTTTCTATCATGTGAATAGGTATTCTTATGGTTCTAGCTTGATCCGCAATCGCTCTTGAAATAGCTTGTCTTATCCACCAAGTTGCATAGGTAGAAAATTTATATCCTCTTTTATACTCAAATTTATCTACCGCTTTCATAAGACCTATATTGCCTTCTTGAATAAGATCTAAAAAAGGTAAGCCGCGGTTTGTATAACGCTTAGCAATACTTACAACAAGACGCAAATTTGATTTAGCCATTCTGGTTTTAGCTTCATCAGAAATTTTTTTACCTCGCTTGATTTGCTCTAAAATTTCTTTTAAACGCTCCTTCTCCAAATCAAAACTTTTTTCACTTGCTTCTTTGGTTTGAAAAAGCTTTTTTATCTCCATATAAGTGCTTACCATAGTTGTTTCAAGTGCTCTTTCGGTGATTTCTTCTTTGCTTAATTTTGTAATATCTTTTAAGATATTGGCATGACGACTTTTCAATTCTTCGGAAAACATCGGCAGGCGGTATTCTAGGCGTTTTAATTCTTTGTCAAATTCCTCATCACTTTTTAAGGCGGTTTCCATTGATTTTACAATTTCACTGATGAGTTTAGAAGTTGGACCCAGATCCATTAATTTTTCTTTTAGGATATTTTTCTTAAAAGCAATGCCAAGTTTATCTAAAATTTCATCTCCGCTTTCTTTGTCTTTAGAAACCTTTAACCAATCTTTTTTTGCCTTCTCTAAAGCTTTAAATTTTTCTATGACTTTTAAAGTTCTTTCATCCTCTTTTTTACTTGTTTTTTTAGGAGTTTCTTCTTCATTTTCCAATTCTTCATCATTTTCTTCATCTTCATCTTCTAACTCATCAAGCTTATCGTCGTTTTTTTCTTCATCATCAAAGCTTTTAAAAAGTTCTTTTACTCTTCTTTCTCTATTGATCAATGGTTCACGATAATCTAAA
The window above is part of the Campylobacter coli genome. Proteins encoded here:
- a CDS encoding ATP-dependent metallopeptidase FtsH/Yme1/Tma family protein, whose product is MKNKKIILISFLILCLLFGILYFKNEPKYIDENLYQSLLSQNLIEKAVIDKDEIWLKAKGESYVIVKDGIDIKVLLSKVPVEIKKDNTLWTFFVLFVFLIALLLSLVYFTRKKELAKYPISNKTQAQASTTNLESSNIKPVISNITFNDVAGVDEVKMELSELVDFLQNPKKYKEFGVKMPKGVLMIGPPGVGKTLIAKAVAGEAGVPFFYQSGSSFVEIYVGMGAKRVRELFSRAKMMAPSIIFIDEIDAVGKARGEMSNVERDSTLNQLLTQMDGFEDNSGVIVIAATNKIELMDPALLRSGRFDRRIFLSLPDFKDRLKILEIYMKSKNNNIDLNKIAKASVGFSGAGLETLVNEAAINALRRNSALVEESDFYAVLNKVLLGKKKILSFNDEEKVIQATYQAAKALSAYYFDIGFEKITLIEDRFKEYEHAIRSKSELINRIKVYLAGSRAMGLIYNESYTNSQNDFLKVKELFDYMMSFDMLEEPNLSEIKKELDEFLFPLKEKISMLAKILLEKEKIEYSDVKEVIQI
- a CDS encoding PepSY-like domain-containing protein, yielding MKIKFYGIIAILSSFLNADMIISPNELPSISKEFLKNNFQAPIGIVQRDRHSYEVYLSDGTELEFESDGSWKEIESKVFPFDLNFLPPNLTNIIQNKFPNTKAREIERKINYYKIKLTNNIEVHIDFNGTILYTEYDD
- a CDS encoding rhomboid family intramembrane serine protease; translated protein: MVVILLILINILFYFTIPYEYYSLLGLNILFFKGAYWQILSSMFIHGNLTHLILNMIVLFQFGRILEPYLGAFRFFLLYIIGGIMCSILSAFYVYFSFNQLSEMINLVGASGAICVLMGYYAFLDKSSTKGLIVAILLMSFAPLLMGVNVAWYGHIFGFICGYFLGKLRRKI
- a CDS encoding histidine phosphatase family protein — its product is MKKIYILRHAKAVKNEEVQDFDRKLSKRGKEDLEKLFYNLKFHKINFDFILSSPSKRTAKTAKKIAKFYNLDKEKIQFIDELYLADLSKIYQILQTIDKKYNEVLLVGHNPTLMELGEYLGSLCLTSFPTSSMLCLEFDIEDFKDLKAHSGKVIFFEHVRKLKEEKELD
- the rpoD gene encoding RNA polymerase sigma factor RpoD gives rise to the protein MNAKTQDMELEELFKENEKDYITYEKLVKYFGKQPNSATAKKVQTLMKKYKVQLFSAAEIAQMKNIEDAKRLQEEKQKLQDTSLENEFDLANENDLLEWSRSDSPVRMYLREMGQIALLNKDEEIEISKKIELGEDIIIDAFCSVPYLIDFILDYREPLINRERRVKELFKSFDDEEKNDDKLDELEDEDEENDEELENEEETPKKTSKKEDERTLKVIEKFKALEKAKKDWLKVSKDKESGDEILDKLGIAFKKNILKEKLMDLGPTSKLISEIVKSMETALKSDEEFDKELKRLEYRLPMFSEELKSRHANILKDITKLSKEEITERALETTMVSTYMEIKKLFQTKEASEKSFDLEKERLKEILEQIKRGKKISDEAKTRMAKSNLRLVVSIAKRYTNRGLPFLDLIQEGNIGLMKAVDKFEYKRGYKFSTYATWWIRQAISRAIADQARTIRIPIHMIETINQINKIIREHLQKDGKEPDVSVIAKEVGLSVDKVKQVIKITKEPISLEAPIGSEDDGKFGDFVEDRNSLSPMDHILKDDLKEQIDEVLDQLNDREKAVIRMRFGLMDDESDRTLEEIGKELNVTRERVRQIESSAIKKLKHPKVGRKLKNYIEGWK